Proteins encoded in a region of the Niveispirillum cyanobacteriorum genome:
- a CDS encoding ABC-type transport auxiliary lipoprotein family protein, with the protein MTDKPLNRRRLLALASLMPLAACSPASLLTGGKVQKVYVLTPAREFTAGLARAPWQLLVETPLANAAVDTPRIVLGETSNRMTYYSGASWADTGPDMMQTLLVESFENSRRIVAVGVERSGLRADFILKTDLRDFHANYKGHDPHDTAPEATVRMNAKLVRMPRRNIVAGDTFEATVRAASPALDDIIKAFDQATGAVLRRIVEWTLQQGMANVDVYPLAWAAEPAAYR; encoded by the coding sequence ATGACCGACAAGCCCCTGAACCGCCGCCGCCTGCTGGCCTTGGCCTCCCTCATGCCGCTGGCCGCCTGTTCGCCGGCCTCCCTGCTGACGGGTGGCAAGGTGCAGAAGGTCTATGTGCTGACCCCGGCACGAGAATTCACCGCCGGACTGGCGCGGGCGCCATGGCAGCTTTTGGTAGAAACGCCGCTGGCCAATGCCGCCGTCGATACGCCGCGCATCGTGCTGGGCGAGACCTCCAACCGCATGACCTATTATTCCGGGGCCAGTTGGGCAGATACCGGGCCGGACATGATGCAGACCCTGCTGGTGGAAAGCTTTGAGAACAGCCGCCGCATCGTGGCGGTGGGCGTTGAGCGGTCGGGCCTGCGCGCCGATTTCATTCTGAAGACGGACCTGCGCGACTTCCACGCCAACTATAAGGGCCATGATCCGCATGATACCGCGCCGGAGGCGACGGTGCGCATGAATGCCAAGCTGGTGCGCATGCCGCGTCGCAACATCGTTGCGGGTGACACATTCGAAGCCACCGTCCGCGCCGCCAGCCCCGCACTGGATGACATTATCAAGGCCTTCGATCAGGCGACGGGTGCCGTCCTGCGGCGTATCGTCGAATGGACGCTGCAGCAGGGCATGGCCAATGTCGATGTCTATCCGCTGGCCTGGGCCGCAGAGCCCGCCGCTTACCGTTGA
- a CDS encoding TAXI family TRAP transporter solute-binding subunit, which translates to MLRFASLLAIILAFTGSAQAQAPTTKSLVIASGVVTGLYYPVAGAICRQVNQEKARHSLHCLVEATEGPVQNLTALRAREVDLAVVQSDWQAAAVRGDGRFSSAGPFKELRAVASLHAETVTLLVRPDAEIDDLSKLTGKRVNLGPRGSALRNLSQQVVDAAGLRISDDAGQAPDAALAALCAGQLDAAFFAVGHPNAAVQQATSTCGALALPIAGPGIDKLLASRKDLTRTSIPANLYPGVQEDVATIGVAATLVTRADVPDAVIAEIMRVLLEERPDLVDQHPVFSTVPADGMGDRGRTAPLHPAAEKAFAASGPAKP; encoded by the coding sequence TTGTTACGTTTTGCCTCACTGCTGGCCATCATCCTGGCATTCACCGGTTCGGCCCAGGCCCAGGCACCGACCACAAAGTCGCTGGTTATCGCCAGCGGGGTTGTCACGGGCCTCTATTATCCCGTCGCCGGCGCGATCTGTCGGCAGGTCAATCAGGAGAAGGCCCGCCATAGCCTGCATTGCTTGGTGGAGGCCACTGAAGGCCCGGTTCAGAACCTGACGGCATTGCGCGCGAGGGAGGTTGATCTGGCCGTGGTCCAGTCGGACTGGCAGGCCGCCGCCGTGCGGGGTGATGGGCGGTTTTCCAGTGCCGGGCCGTTCAAGGAATTGCGCGCCGTTGCCAGCCTGCATGCCGAAACGGTGACCCTGCTTGTCCGGCCCGACGCGGAAATCGACGACCTGTCAAAACTGACAGGCAAGCGCGTTAACCTGGGACCGCGCGGCTCCGCCCTGCGCAATCTGTCGCAGCAGGTGGTGGATGCCGCCGGTCTGCGCATCAGCGACGATGCCGGTCAGGCCCCGGACGCGGCACTGGCCGCCCTTTGTGCGGGGCAGTTGGATGCCGCTTTCTTTGCCGTTGGCCATCCCAATGCCGCAGTTCAACAGGCAACCTCCACCTGCGGTGCATTGGCGCTGCCCATTGCCGGTCCTGGCATCGACAAGCTGCTGGCCAGCCGTAAGGACCTGACCCGCACCAGCATTCCGGCCAACCTTTATCCCGGCGTGCAAGAAGATGTGGCAACCATCGGTGTGGCCGCCACGCTGGTTACCCGCGCCGACGTGCCTGACGCGGTAATCGCCGAGATCATGCGCGTCCTTCTGGAGGAACGACCGGATCTGGTGGATCAGCATCCGGTTTTCAGCACGGTACCAGCCGATGGTATGGGGGACCGGGGCCGGACCGCGCCGCTACACCCGGCTGCCGAGAAGGCGTTTGCCGCTAGCGGGCCTGCCAAGCCCTGA
- a CDS encoding DUF2336 domain-containing protein — protein sequence MSDKLTTQDVQRLLTDPSPTTRAEMAGKVAQHFAAPNLSASERVLAEDIVRIMARDVATRVRSALAESLKSNATIPRDIAMSMARDVEEVSLPFIEVSTVLTDDDLVEIIRSGSSEKQTAVAKRPNVTESVADALVERGSEKAVATLMANETAAIADSAMVKALDRFPDSEVVAGPMVNRAKLPVTVAERLVALVSEQLRERLVAKHELPNDIAADIVIQTREKATYGLVGGAGDADLEKLVVQLRRSHRLTPSLLLRALCMGDVPFFEMALSQLGQVPITNARLLIHDAGRLGLKSLFDRTGLPPKLYPALRIALDVASETDFDGLDHDLERHRRRMLERILTQFEELASDDVDYLLTKLSDLTAAA from the coding sequence ATGTCCGACAAGTTGACCACGCAGGATGTTCAGCGGCTGCTGACCGATCCTTCTCCCACGACCCGCGCCGAAATGGCCGGCAAGGTCGCGCAGCATTTCGCCGCGCCGAACCTTTCCGCGTCTGAACGGGTGCTGGCGGAGGATATCGTGCGCATCATGGCGCGCGATGTTGCCACGCGTGTGCGGTCCGCCCTGGCCGAAAGCCTGAAATCCAATGCCACCATCCCGCGCGATATCGCCATGTCCATGGCCCGCGATGTGGAGGAGGTGTCGCTGCCTTTCATCGAGGTGTCGACGGTCCTGACCGACGATGATCTGGTGGAGATCATCCGTTCCGGTTCCTCGGAAAAGCAAACTGCCGTCGCCAAGCGACCCAATGTTACCGAATCCGTCGCCGATGCTTTGGTGGAGCGTGGCAGTGAAAAGGCGGTCGCCACCCTGATGGCGAACGAAACCGCCGCCATTGCCGATAGCGCGATGGTCAAGGCGCTGGACCGGTTCCCGGACAGCGAGGTTGTAGCCGGTCCGATGGTCAACCGTGCAAAGCTGCCGGTTACGGTGGCGGAGCGTCTGGTTGCACTGGTGTCGGAACAGCTTCGCGAACGGCTGGTCGCCAAGCATGAATTGCCTAACGATATCGCCGCCGATATTGTGATCCAGACCCGTGAGAAGGCGACCTATGGCCTTGTCGGCGGTGCCGGTGATGCGGATCTGGAAAAGCTGGTGGTGCAGTTGCGCCGCAGCCACCGCCTGACCCCGTCCCTGCTGCTACGGGCGCTTTGCATGGGCGATGTGCCATTTTTTGAGATGGCCCTGTCACAGCTGGGGCAAGTGCCGATCACCAATGCCCGCCTGCTGATCCATGATGCCGGTCGCCTGGGCCTGAAATCGCTGTTCGACCGCACAGGGTTGCCGCCAAAGCTCTATCCCGCCCTGCGCATCGCGTTGGATGTGGCCAGTGAAACGGATTTCGATGGTCTGGACCATGATCTGGAACGCCATCGCCGCCGCATGCTGGAACGCATCCTGACCCAGTTCGAGGAACTGGCCAGTGACGATGTCGATTACCTGCTGACGAAACTCAGCGACCTGACGGCGGCGGCTTAA
- a CDS encoding glutamine synthetase family protein: MTTNPDLFREIEIFRQQHPAVTAVDVLLPDLCGVFRGKRVPIDELSKVWKEGIAFPGCTFAVDITGDTVEETGMSVDKGVPDRICRPVTGSLTPVPWAAKPLGQIMLSMRDGDGSPFPYAPRALVENLVAEMSRRGLTPMVAIELEFYLFDRDRAADAPPSPPVSKRSGLPQNRTQVYGLTELEDFEEVLDEITAAAHAQGIPAGTAIAEYGPGQYEITLSHRPDALRAADDAVLFKRAVRGVAHKHGYEASFMAKPYTDQASSGMHIHMSVLDKDGRNIFADEAPEGSEALRHAIGGMAETMPACMALAAPGANSWRRFQTGSYAPTVIAWGVNNRTAPLRIPAGGPDSRRVEYRIAGADANPYLVLAGMLTGLLHGLDGKIDPGPALVGNAYEADAPRLPDEWGKALDLFQGSAVLRHWLGEAFVDTYAITKRAERAKFNQRVTPLEWEWYLRG; the protein is encoded by the coding sequence ATGACCACCAACCCCGACCTGTTCCGCGAGATCGAGATTTTCCGGCAGCAGCACCCCGCCGTCACCGCTGTGGATGTGCTGTTGCCCGATCTGTGCGGGGTGTTCCGGGGCAAACGCGTGCCCATCGACGAATTGTCGAAGGTCTGGAAGGAGGGCATTGCCTTTCCTGGCTGCACCTTCGCCGTCGATATCACGGGCGATACCGTGGAAGAAACGGGCATGTCGGTGGATAAGGGCGTACCGGACCGCATCTGCCGGCCCGTAACCGGCAGCCTGACGCCGGTGCCGTGGGCTGCGAAGCCGCTGGGCCAGATCATGCTGTCGATGCGCGATGGCGATGGCTCTCCCTTCCCCTACGCCCCGCGTGCCCTGGTCGAAAATCTGGTGGCGGAAATGTCACGCCGCGGTCTGACGCCCATGGTCGCCATTGAGTTGGAATTCTATCTGTTCGATCGCGACCGTGCGGCCGACGCCCCGCCCTCCCCGCCCGTATCAAAGCGCAGCGGCCTGCCACAGAACCGGACCCAGGTCTATGGCCTGACGGAGCTGGAGGATTTCGAAGAAGTGTTGGACGAGATCACGGCGGCGGCGCATGCCCAGGGCATTCCCGCCGGTACCGCCATCGCCGAATATGGGCCGGGCCAGTACGAGATTACTCTGTCCCACCGCCCGGACGCCCTGCGCGCCGCCGACGATGCCGTCCTGTTCAAGCGGGCCGTGCGCGGCGTCGCGCATAAGCACGGGTACGAGGCCAGCTTCATGGCCAAGCCCTATACCGATCAGGCCAGCAGCGGCATGCATATCCATATGAGCGTGCTGGACAAGGATGGCCGCAACATCTTTGCCGATGAAGCCCCGGAAGGGTCAGAGGCGCTGCGTCACGCCATCGGCGGTATGGCAGAGACCATGCCCGCCTGCATGGCGCTGGCGGCACCTGGCGCCAATAGCTGGCGCCGGTTCCAGACAGGTTCCTACGCCCCGACCGTCATTGCCTGGGGCGTCAATAACCGTACAGCCCCGCTGCGCATCCCTGCGGGCGGGCCGGACAGCCGACGGGTCGAGTACCGCATCGCCGGCGCCGATGCGAACCCCTATCTGGTACTGGCCGGTATGCTGACCGGTCTTTTGCACGGGCTGGACGGCAAGATTGATCCCGGTCCCGCGCTGGTTGGTAATGCCTATGAGGCGGATGCCCCCCGCCTGCCCGATGAATGGGGCAAGGCGCTGGACCTGTTCCAAGGATCGGCGGTGCTGCGCCACTGGCTGGGCGAGGCGTTCGTGGATACCTATGCCATCACCAAACGGGCCGAACGTGCGAAATTCAACCAGCGCGTCACGCCGCTGGAATGGGAATGGTACCTGCGAGGGTAA
- a CDS encoding ATP-binding protein, which produces MFRTIRFKLAAAFAVAVLAAVTIGIVAVLVVRSTGDLVIRMYDQPLQAINYARLAQTNFVTLDLMVDRALKSADGLPETFREDLEINDEDFLSSLAVAEERGLNPEIRKYVARIREQNQAWIEAVRKLTDMTATSPDHQAAMQGMEELGAGIISNLEIVTQMAAEDGYRFRLSAEETIKNAADRTTFLIAALFTLVVGITIALIRNIVTPLNRLTRATIQLAGGDMDVVVPHTSRRDEIGSVAGALGVFKGAMEVVREAQEKAEAATRAKSEFLAMMSHEIRTPMNGVLGLTRLLLRSGLNEEQAKLATTVLQSGQSLLRILNDILDFSKLEAGKADIEILDFELVSLISGTTMLMRNRAEEKDLWLREEVDGHLPSYLKGDPNRLRQVMLNLVGNAIKFTESGGVTLRARALAEPARLRVEVVDTGIGISEAARAKLFGSFVQADSSITRRFGGTGLGLAICKKLVEAMGGAIGVDSVMGQGSTFWFEVPLLEGSAVTGDPAGDFDGHAVRPLRVLVADDNAVNRKVLAGALAEHGHMVVFAVDGEQAVAVVRDADPPLDLVLMDVHMPRMDGMSAARAIRALPGPASQVTIVAATASVGTNGIQRCLDAGMNAYVSKPIDPANLFKVIERLFPDGLMQDGPSTEAASMSPMDMEMAEAGGTANSLLTGTEPFALEMLAEMADSMGPDMALDLIDTFLSILPEVEPDLFPADGAPVPHQVGEVAHSLKSAAGSLGMAQVYRTAAAVEAAGHQGDADALLSLLPALRRDLDDGLIWLRAQRETFEAAMAEAGS; this is translated from the coding sequence ATGTTCAGGACCATCCGCTTCAAGCTGGCGGCGGCGTTTGCGGTGGCGGTGCTGGCCGCCGTCACTATTGGTATCGTTGCGGTGCTGGTGGTGCGGTCCACAGGTGATCTTGTCATCCGCATGTACGATCAGCCCCTGCAGGCCATTAACTATGCTAGGTTGGCGCAGACCAATTTCGTGACGCTGGACCTTATGGTCGACCGCGCCCTGAAATCAGCCGATGGTTTGCCCGAAACCTTTCGCGAAGACCTGGAGATCAATGACGAGGATTTCCTGTCCAGCCTTGCGGTGGCCGAAGAGCGCGGCCTGAACCCTGAAATCCGTAAATATGTCGCGCGTATCCGGGAACAGAATCAGGCCTGGATAGAGGCTGTCCGCAAACTGACGGATATGACGGCGACCTCCCCCGACCATCAGGCCGCCATGCAGGGCATGGAGGAGTTGGGCGCGGGGATTATCAGTAACCTTGAGATTGTCACCCAGATGGCGGCGGAGGACGGCTATCGCTTCCGTCTGTCGGCGGAAGAGACGATCAAGAATGCAGCTGACCGCACGACATTCCTGATCGCGGCCCTGTTCACGCTGGTGGTGGGTATCACCATCGCCTTGATCCGCAACATCGTGACCCCGCTGAACCGCCTAACCCGCGCGACGATCCAACTGGCGGGCGGCGACATGGATGTCGTGGTACCCCACACCAGCCGCCGGGACGAGATCGGCAGTGTCGCCGGCGCACTTGGCGTGTTCAAAGGCGCCATGGAAGTCGTGCGCGAGGCGCAGGAGAAGGCAGAGGCCGCCACCCGCGCCAAGTCCGAATTCCTGGCCATGATGAGCCATGAAATTCGCACCCCCATGAACGGCGTTCTGGGTCTGACCCGCCTGCTGCTGAGGTCAGGGCTGAATGAGGAACAGGCCAAACTGGCCACGACCGTCCTGCAATCGGGCCAGTCGCTATTGCGCATCCTGAACGATATTCTGGATTTCTCGAAGCTGGAGGCTGGGAAGGCCGATATCGAAATCTTGGACTTCGAGCTGGTGTCCCTGATCTCCGGCACCACCATGCTAATGCGCAACCGGGCGGAGGAAAAGGACCTCTGGCTGCGGGAGGAGGTGGACGGGCACCTGCCCTCCTACCTGAAGGGCGATCCCAACCGCCTACGGCAGGTGATGCTGAACCTTGTTGGCAATGCCATCAAGTTCACAGAGTCGGGTGGTGTCACGCTGCGTGCCCGCGCCCTGGCCGAACCCGCCCGTCTGCGGGTAGAGGTGGTGGATACCGGCATCGGCATCTCTGAGGCCGCGCGTGCCAAGCTGTTCGGCAGCTTCGTGCAGGCCGACAGCTCCATCACCCGCCGTTTCGGCGGCACCGGCCTGGGGCTTGCCATCTGCAAGAAGCTGGTGGAGGCCATGGGTGGCGCCATCGGCGTCGACAGCGTCATGGGGCAGGGCAGCACCTTCTGGTTCGAAGTTCCGCTACTGGAAGGCAGTGCCGTTACCGGCGATCCGGCAGGTGATTTTGACGGCCATGCCGTTCGCCCGTTGCGGGTGCTGGTGGCCGATGACAATGCCGTGAACCGTAAGGTGCTAGCCGGTGCGCTGGCCGAACATGGGCATATGGTCGTGTTCGCCGTGGATGGGGAACAGGCGGTGGCGGTGGTACGTGACGCCGATCCGCCGCTGGATCTCGTCCTGATGGACGTGCATATGCCCCGCATGGACGGGATGAGTGCGGCCCGCGCCATCCGCGCCCTGCCGGGTCCGGCATCACAGGTGACCATCGTCGCGGCCACGGCCAGCGTCGGCACCAATGGCATTCAGCGCTGCCTGGATGCTGGCATGAACGCTTACGTATCCAAGCCCATCGATCCGGCCAACCTGTTTAAAGTGATCGAACGCCTGTTCCCCGATGGCCTGATGCAAGACGGCCCCAGCACTGAAGCCGCCAGCATGTCTCCGATGGACATGGAGATGGCGGAGGCCGGTGGAACGGCCAACTCACTGCTGACCGGGACAGAACCTTTCGCACTGGAAATGCTGGCGGAGATGGCCGACAGCATGGGGCCCGACATGGCGCTCGACCTGATCGACACATTCCTGTCCATCCTGCCGGAGGTGGAACCCGACCTGTTCCCTGCCGATGGCGCACCGGTGCCCCATCAGGTGGGGGAGGTTGCCCATTCCCTGAAATCGGCTGCGGGCAGCCTTGGCATGGCCCAGGTCTATCGCACGGCCGCCGCGGTGGAGGCGGCGGGGCATCAGGGCGATGCCGACGCACTGTTGTCGCTACTGCCCGCCCTGCGGCGGGATCTGGATGATGGGCTTATCTGGTTACGGGCACAGCGCGAAACATTCGAAGCTGCGATGGCGGAGGCAGGGTCATGA
- a CDS encoding response regulator — translation MMGLRDGSRLRVLLAEDNAFEARLIVGVLRQLGIGNVDHHRDGAGAISAVTPQTTPFDLVISDWNMPESTGLDLLRHVRAIWRHTPFLMLTAHATVDFVRLAKANAVDAYMVKPFSPRDLASRITQLVSS, via the coding sequence ATGATGGGCCTGCGCGATGGCAGCCGGCTGCGCGTATTGCTGGCCGAGGATAATGCGTTCGAAGCGCGGTTGATTGTTGGTGTGTTGCGCCAGCTGGGCATAGGCAATGTGGACCATCATCGCGACGGGGCCGGCGCCATCAGCGCTGTAACCCCGCAGACGACACCATTCGACCTTGTCATTTCTGACTGGAACATGCCGGAAAGCACGGGCCTTGACCTGCTGCGGCATGTCCGTGCCATCTGGCGGCATACACCCTTCCTGATGCTGACCGCCCATGCCACGGTTGACTTCGTCAGGCTGGCTAAGGCCAATGCCGTTGATGCCTATATGGTGAAACCCTTTTCCCCACGCGATCTGGCCAGCCGGATCACACAGCTTGTCAGTTCCTGA
- a CDS encoding response regulator translates to MHNRDHIPGFEKLNVLLVEDNAFAQRLARQVLLQLGVQNIHIVADGKAAIEALEESEIRFDLIISDWNMPNVTGLELLQHVRKTWENMPFLMLTGNQTVDFVQAARANRVDAYIIKPFSPLQLRQKICAIFNIKV, encoded by the coding sequence ATGCATAACCGTGATCATATCCCCGGCTTTGAGAAACTGAACGTCCTGCTGGTGGAGGATAACGCCTTCGCCCAGCGGCTGGCACGTCAGGTGTTGCTGCAACTGGGTGTGCAGAACATCCATATCGTGGCGGACGGGAAAGCGGCGATCGAGGCGCTGGAAGAAAGCGAAATTCGCTTTGATCTGATCATTTCGGACTGGAACATGCCCAATGTGACCGGCCTGGAACTGCTCCAGCATGTGCGCAAAACCTGGGAGAACATGCCCTTTCTGATGCTGACCGGCAATCAAACGGTGGATTTCGTACAGGCCGCCCGCGCCAACCGTGTCGATGCCTATATCATAAAGCCATTCTCCCCTCTGCAGCTGCGTCAGAAAATCTGCGCCATTTTCAACATCAAGGTCTGA
- a CDS encoding DUF4394 domain-containing protein — translation MKTKVAAIAFGLVLAGTAMPSLALDLAGLNQRNELLLFSDKSPGTVKVLPVTGVKGKLLGIDVRPANGKLYGIASDNSLYTIDLETGTATAGPKLSVALTAIDHVVADFNPQADRLRVIGSDGQNLRVNVETGVAAVDKPLAYHPNDKVNAGKKPAVYAGAYINSFAGATQTQLFDIDSSTGAWLSQDPPNDGVLRTIGPLGVPAGTIVEGVDIFTDAQDEYHGRAVAGGMLYEINVTRGGMKKMGRIGDGSDVIDIAILDKR, via the coding sequence ATGAAAACGAAGGTTGCAGCGATTGCGTTTGGGCTGGTGCTTGCGGGCACTGCCATGCCGTCACTTGCGTTGGATTTGGCCGGGTTGAACCAGCGTAATGAACTCCTGCTGTTCTCTGACAAATCGCCGGGTACTGTAAAGGTGCTGCCCGTGACAGGTGTGAAGGGCAAGCTGCTGGGTATCGATGTCCGTCCGGCCAACGGCAAGCTTTACGGCATCGCCAGCGACAACAGCCTTTACACCATCGACCTGGAAACCGGTACCGCCACGGCGGGGCCGAAACTGTCGGTCGCGTTGACGGCCATTGACCACGTGGTTGCGGACTTCAACCCACAGGCGGACCGCCTGCGTGTCATCGGGTCGGACGGGCAGAACCTGCGCGTCAATGTGGAGACGGGTGTAGCCGCCGTGGACAAGCCGCTGGCCTATCACCCCAACGACAAGGTGAATGCTGGCAAGAAGCCTGCCGTCTATGCCGGCGCCTATATCAACTCCTTCGCCGGGGCGACGCAGACGCAGCTGTTTGATATCGACAGCAGTACGGGCGCTTGGCTGTCACAGGACCCCCCGAATGACGGCGTGCTGCGCACCATCGGCCCGTTGGGCGTGCCGGCGGGCACCATCGTTGAAGGGGTTGATATCTTCACCGACGCCCAGGATGAATATCATGGCCGCGCCGTGGCTGGGGGCATGCTCTATGAGATTAATGTTACCCGTGGTGGCATGAAGAAGATGGGTCGCATCGGCGATGGTAGCGACGTGATCGATATCGCCATTCTGGACAAGCGATAA
- a CDS encoding plastocyanin/azurin family copper-binding protein, protein MAMSRAWRKWAFTLAPVMGLGLLAGSSAAEDPFVIAQRDISFTPRAVTIKVGDQVTFRNEDPFGHNVYSPSMNGVFDIGLQDPGTETPVTFTAPGEFIIQCRIHPKMRAKVLVEP, encoded by the coding sequence ATGGCGATGTCGCGTGCGTGGCGTAAATGGGCGTTCACTCTGGCACCCGTGATGGGGTTGGGCTTGCTGGCTGGCTCCAGCGCGGCAGAGGATCCGTTCGTCATTGCCCAACGCGACATTTCCTTCACGCCACGGGCCGTCACGATCAAGGTGGGCGATCAGGTCACGTTCCGGAACGAGGACCCGTTCGGCCACAATGTCTACTCACCCAGCATGAATGGCGTGTTCGATATCGGCCTGCAGGACCCCGGCACAGAGACGCCGGTGACCTTCACGGCACCGGGTGAATTCATCATCCAATGCCGAATTCATCCTAAAATGCGGGCCAAGGTCCTGGTCGAACCCTGA